One window of the Lactobacillus sp. PV034 genome contains the following:
- a CDS encoding N-acetylmuramoyl-L-alanine amidase family protein, with protein sequence MKKSILTTTFIAGLVLLGISTTNAKADTITDTQSNQAVATPQNNNSSIYVDDTVEHPRLKNVNGYINQNHLQFSGIKDESAQSTFTAGKNYRHGAPEGIVVHETNKPNISAQEWADKFNENWKSNQTYVHAFVDKSQVVQIAPTNKTVWGSGYYGNQRFIQVELCEENTEQDFAQSIQNDATYIAKLLHQYNLKPSLADGKGNGTIWSHHDVSKYLGDTDHTDPDGYFAWHNYSMQQFFNLIKQRYDELAPLYSQNNVIDEKGVGQVRYNGKGKVAIWYTPNSGHKIVKYVSRNTKWKFFKVAKINGHLWYNLGGNQWIDGTYFIKK encoded by the coding sequence ATGAAGAAAAGTATTTTAACCACAACTTTTATCGCAGGATTAGTTTTATTAGGAATCAGTACAACAAATGCAAAGGCTGATACAATTACTGATACTCAAAGTAATCAAGCTGTAGCAACTCCTCAAAATAATAATTCATCTATTTATGTGGATGATACTGTTGAACATCCTCGTTTGAAAAACGTTAATGGCTATATTAATCAAAATCATTTGCAGTTTTCAGGTATCAAGGATGAAAGTGCACAAAGTACCTTTACTGCAGGGAAGAATTATCGTCATGGGGCACCTGAGGGTATTGTAGTTCACGAAACCAATAAGCCTAATATCTCAGCACAAGAATGGGCTGATAAGTTTAATGAAAATTGGAAATCAAATCAAACTTATGTACATGCTTTTGTAGATAAATCTCAAGTTGTTCAAATTGCTCCAACTAATAAAACAGTATGGGGTTCAGGTTATTATGGTAATCAACGGTTTATTCAAGTAGAACTATGTGAAGAAAATACAGAACAAGATTTTGCTCAAAGTATTCAAAATGATGCTACCTATATTGCAAAATTACTTCACCAATATAATTTGAAGCCTAGTTTAGCAGATGGAAAAGGTAATGGAACGATTTGGTCTCACCATGATGTTTCTAAGTATTTAGGTGATACTGATCATACTGACCCAGATGGTTATTTTGCATGGCATAACTACTCAATGCAACAATTCTTCAATTTAATTAAGCAGCGTTACGATGAACTTGCACCGTTATATAGCCAGAACAACGTAATTGATGAAAAAGGTGTTGGTCAAGTTCGTTATAACGGTAAAGGTAAAGTGGCGATATGGTATACACCTAATAGTGGTCACAAGATCGTTAAATATGTTTCCCGCAATACGAAGTGGAAGTTTTTCAAAGTTGCCAAAATTAACGGTCACCTTTGGTACAATTTAGGTGGAAACCAATGGATTGACGGAACTTATTTTATTAAAAAGTAA
- a CDS encoding L,D-transpeptidase produces the protein MKKINWLCGMTLIGVALLSSGKVHAADTTTQANQENTTSENNVVSKSQTPDLGETQASSQSQQSNKEITAATTTQTTNNSSEKNIAINSSTNSTKVQNVSGIIRVQYSGKGQVAIWNNYETPRKITKFVPKNTSWKTFKVATLADNHQWYNLGGDQWIDGQYASANLNNGKVSEKTPVKVEKTAGDWTVNSVNEKISIAYSGKGQVAVWTTYANGKKIVKYVPNASSWKVFKEAIPKNGYVWYNLGGNQWITSEYANIQKTATNSTVSTKIVAVPSRNPHQPYADPADMRKSNYWNKTSETKAHPNLRNVKNLWIRVSILGNRTYVMSGNTPVYTLYSSAGRIVNGKSLTPTGTYYVQPERGTTFVGAHYYVSWKDHGVYLFHSTITNGYNGPYDMHAAKLLGTQPLSHGCVRLTVPDAKWFYQELPVGTKVVIANN, from the coding sequence ATGAAAAAGATTAACTGGTTATGCGGGATGACATTAATTGGAGTTGCCCTTTTAAGTAGTGGTAAAGTTCATGCTGCCGATACAACTACTCAAGCAAATCAAGAAAATACTACTAGTGAAAATAATGTGGTTTCAAAGTCACAAACTCCTGATTTAGGTGAGACACAAGCAAGTAGTCAAAGCCAACAAAGTAATAAAGAAATAACAGCTGCAACTACTACACAAACTACAAATAATAGCAGTGAAAAGAATATTGCTATCAATAGTTCGACTAATTCAACTAAAGTACAAAATGTTAGTGGAATAATTAGAGTCCAATATTCAGGAAAAGGCCAAGTAGCTATCTGGAATAATTATGAAACTCCTCGTAAGATTACAAAATTTGTTCCAAAAAATACTAGTTGGAAAACATTTAAAGTAGCTACTCTTGCTGATAACCACCAATGGTATAACTTAGGTGGAGACCAATGGATTGATGGTCAATATGCTAGTGCTAATTTGAATAATGGCAAAGTTAGTGAAAAGACACCTGTAAAAGTTGAAAAGACAGCAGGTGATTGGACAGTAAATAGTGTTAATGAAAAGATTTCGATTGCTTATTCAGGAAAAGGTCAAGTAGCTGTTTGGACTACTTATGCTAATGGCAAGAAGATTGTAAAATATGTGCCAAATGCTTCATCATGGAAGGTATTTAAAGAAGCAATTCCTAAGAATGGATACGTATGGTATAACTTAGGCGGTAATCAATGGATTACTTCTGAATATGCAAATATTCAAAAAACTGCAACTAATAGCACAGTATCTACCAAAATAGTAGCTGTCCCATCAAGAAATCCTCATCAACCATACGCAGATCCGGCTGATATGCGTAAGAGTAATTACTGGAATAAAACAAGTGAGACTAAAGCTCATCCAAATTTAAGAAATGTTAAGAATCTTTGGATTAGAGTATCAATTTTGGGTAATAGAACCTATGTAATGTCTGGCAATACTCCAGTATATACTTTATATTCTTCAGCTGGTCGAATTGTGAACGGTAAAAGTCTAACACCTACTGGTACTTACTATGTACAACCAGAACGTGGAACTACATTCGTTGGAGCTCACTACTATGTAAGTTGGAAAGACCATGGTGTATATTTATTCCACTCAACTATTACCAATGGTTATAACGGTCCTTATGATATGCATGCAGCTAAATTATTAGGTACACAACCACTTTCTCACGGCTGTGTACGACTAACTGTGCCTGATGCAAAATGGTTCTACCAAGAATTACCTGTTGGTACAAAGGTTGTAATTGCAAATAATTAA
- a CDS encoding NAD(P)H-hydrate dehydratase produces the protein MKIKADILEQVIKPRKSASHKGNYGKILLIGGSSHYGGAIIMAAEGALNSGAGLLCVATHNLNVTALHSRDPEVMFIDWRDEAGLKQLLPQMDIVVCGMGLGTETRSIKCMELLRDNINNEQTLVLDASALTLISKNKHLLPYNAKAIILTPHQMEWQRLSEIRINYQNDAANFEALDTLFPQKNAYLVLKSNHTKIYEQKNHQVLENPLGNPGMATGGMGDTLAGIIGSFCGQFTTKLDTIAAAVYLHSLAGDKIFQENYIVRPTKLSASLPELMKKYGENNDEND, from the coding sequence ATGAAGATCAAAGCTGATATCTTAGAACAAGTGATTAAGCCACGAAAGAGTGCTAGTCATAAAGGTAATTACGGTAAAATTTTATTAATTGGTGGTAGCAGCCATTATGGTGGCGCAATTATCATGGCCGCAGAAGGTGCGCTGAACAGTGGAGCGGGACTCTTGTGTGTAGCGACTCATAATCTAAACGTAACGGCGTTACATAGCCGTGATCCTGAAGTAATGTTTATTGATTGGCGTGATGAAGCAGGATTAAAACAATTACTACCCCAAATGGATATAGTTGTTTGTGGAATGGGCTTAGGTACTGAAACACGCAGTATAAAGTGTATGGAATTATTACGTGATAACATTAATAATGAGCAAACGCTTGTATTGGATGCTAGTGCCTTGACTTTAATTTCTAAAAATAAACATTTACTTCCCTATAACGCTAAAGCGATCATTTTAACGCCACATCAAATGGAGTGGCAACGATTAAGTGAAATACGAATTAATTATCAAAATGATGCAGCTAATTTTGAAGCTTTAGATACTTTATTTCCTCAAAAAAATGCCTACTTGGTATTAAAATCTAATCATACTAAAATATATGAGCAAAAAAATCATCAAGTGTTAGAAAATCCTCTAGGAAATCCAGGGATGGCAACTGGTGGGATGGGTGATACATTGGCTGGAATTATTGGAAGTTTTTGCGGTCAATTTACAACTAAGCTAGATACCATTGCAGCAGCAGTTTATCTTCATTCACTTGCAGGAGATAAAATTTTTCAGGAAAATTATATTGTTCGGCCTACAAAATTAAGTGCTAGTTTACCAGAATTAATGAAGAAATATGGTGAGAATAACGATGAAAATGATTAA
- a CDS encoding C39 family peptidase — MKKINWICGVTLLGITILGSGKVHAAENNSQNTDTKIAISSEAGNKQQSATSSSDFNTRDSITNATTEKSTNSSAQVINQNQVVRIQYSGKGQVAVWDNYQAPHSITKYLPKNTSWKSFKVATLDDKHQWYNLGGNQWVDSNYAVVQTRSSAMKVTKNQDAPNSTEKIQNATPENKVITINYSGKGKVAIWSNFDQNKKIKQYVAPNTNWVINKKATDINGKIWYDLGANQWLDSQYARDTNGIIYYSPLKANVFCRAGKIQSGKILNGKQTIYTHPNGAIYRVQMDVPVISQLPQLPTGCEMTAVTMMLQYAGVNINKLQVAAETPRANDGNHGFVGNPYSPSGWWVFPSGIAAVVNRHLGHSSNLTGASINTIKNKLLQGHPVVTWVANMNGFVNHALTLTGFSTNGIIYYNNPWTGKRESMSESNFLRHWNNDKRRALSY, encoded by the coding sequence ATGAAGAAAATTAATTGGATCTGCGGGGTTACTCTTTTAGGAATAACTATTTTAGGCAGTGGCAAAGTACACGCTGCTGAAAATAATTCGCAAAATACTGATACTAAAATTGCAATATCATCTGAAGCTGGTAATAAGCAGCAAAGTGCTACTTCCAGCTCGGATTTTAATACAAGGGATTCTATAACTAATGCAACAACTGAAAAATCTACTAATTCAAGCGCTCAAGTAATTAATCAGAATCAAGTAGTTAGAATTCAATATAGTGGTAAGGGTCAGGTTGCTGTTTGGGATAATTATCAGGCACCTCATAGCATTACTAAATATTTACCTAAAAATACTTCTTGGAAGTCGTTTAAAGTTGCCACTTTGGATGATAAGCATCAATGGTATAACTTAGGCGGGAATCAGTGGGTAGACAGCAATTATGCCGTTGTTCAAACTAGATCATCTGCTATGAAAGTTACTAAAAATCAAGACGCTCCTAATTCTACTGAAAAAATACAAAATGCTACTCCTGAGAATAAAGTAATCACAATCAACTATTCGGGAAAAGGAAAAGTGGCAATTTGGTCGAATTTTGATCAAAACAAAAAGATAAAACAATACGTGGCGCCAAATACAAATTGGGTAATTAATAAAAAAGCAACAGATATAAACGGAAAAATTTGGTATGATCTTGGTGCGAACCAATGGTTAGACAGTCAATATGCCAGAGATACTAATGGGATTATTTACTATAGTCCCCTTAAAGCCAATGTATTTTGTCGAGCAGGCAAGATACAATCTGGTAAAATTCTAAATGGTAAGCAAACTATTTATACTCATCCTAATGGTGCAATTTACCGTGTCCAAATGGATGTGCCTGTTATTAGTCAATTGCCACAATTACCAACAGGATGTGAGATGACAGCTGTAACAATGATGTTGCAATATGCTGGAGTTAATATTAATAAGCTTCAAGTAGCAGCTGAAACTCCAAGAGCTAATGATGGAAATCATGGTTTTGTTGGTAATCCCTATAGTCCTAGTGGATGGTGGGTTTTCCCAAGTGGGATTGCTGCGGTTGTAAATAGACATTTAGGACATAGTAGTAATTTAACTGGTGCAAGTATTAATACAATTAAAAATAAGCTCCTGCAGGGGCATCCAGTAGTTACATGGGTAGCAAATATGAATGGTTTTGTTAATCATGCTTTGACTTTAACTGGTTTTTCAACTAACGGAATAATCTATTATAATAATCCGTGGACTGGAAAAAGAGAGTCAATGAGCGAAAGTAACTTTTTGAGGCACTGGAATAATGATAAGAGACGAGCCTTAAGTTATTAG
- a CDS encoding serine hydrolase codes for MKMIKKNICLTLLGLVLFIGLLGIGDCQTHTVSAAINNYQDDRVNLNVKSAIAVDAKNGQVFYAKNADKKMPIASMSKLITIYLTLQAIKDKKISWEQEVTPTKQMVKVSKNPDYSGVPLELRHKYTVRQLYEATLIASANAPAMLLAQTVGGSQVGFVKQMQNQVKKWGIKNAKIYTPDGLPNYTQGKDAYPGVGKNAENELSAADMAIVVDKLVSEFPEVIKTTKIAHKDFNDQGKITSMENWNWMLKGLSQYDAAYPLDGLKTGTTDAAGACFAGTMIKNGRRIITVVMGARHQDGSDPSRFVQTKKLLNYVFSNYQLYIMKKGQKIDGVNEVAVPNGKQKTASLVMQKDTGIWIANGKHITAKFSQDNIAAPIKAGQKVGYFDVAAIPSIKDKDGVQLPATVTQNIEKANIFVRVWRKIFG; via the coding sequence ATGAAAATGATTAAAAAGAATATTTGTCTGACCTTACTTGGACTTGTTTTATTTATAGGATTGTTGGGCATTGGTGATTGCCAAACACATACTGTTAGTGCAGCAATCAACAATTATCAAGATGATAGAGTTAATTTAAACGTAAAGAGTGCTATCGCTGTGGATGCAAAAAATGGTCAAGTTTTTTATGCCAAAAATGCAGATAAAAAAATGCCAATTGCATCAATGTCAAAATTAATAACTATTTATTTAACCCTTCAAGCAATTAAAGATAAAAAAATTAGTTGGGAGCAAGAAGTAACTCCAACTAAGCAGATGGTTAAAGTAAGTAAAAATCCTGATTATTCTGGTGTTCCGCTAGAACTTAGGCATAAATATACAGTTCGCCAATTATATGAGGCAACTCTAATTGCTTCCGCCAATGCTCCAGCAATGTTGCTTGCTCAAACAGTTGGCGGTAGCCAAGTTGGTTTTGTTAAGCAGATGCAAAATCAAGTTAAAAAATGGGGAATAAAGAATGCCAAAATTTATACTCCTGATGGCTTACCAAATTACACTCAAGGAAAAGATGCATATCCAGGTGTAGGCAAGAATGCAGAAAATGAGTTATCTGCTGCTGATATGGCAATTGTAGTAGATAAGCTAGTAAGTGAATTTCCTGAGGTAATTAAAACCACAAAGATTGCCCATAAAGATTTTAATGACCAAGGGAAAATAACTTCAATGGAAAATTGGAATTGGATGCTCAAAGGTTTATCCCAATATGATGCAGCTTACCCATTGGATGGATTAAAGACAGGTACAACTGACGCGGCAGGAGCTTGTTTTGCTGGAACAATGATAAAGAATGGGCGTCGAATTATTACCGTGGTGATGGGGGCACGTCATCAAGACGGAAGTGACCCATCTCGTTTTGTTCAAACCAAAAAATTATTAAATTATGTTTTTTCAAATTATCAACTTTACATTATGAAAAAAGGGCAAAAAATTGATGGCGTAAATGAAGTTGCTGTTCCAAATGGAAAACAAAAGACTGCCTCATTAGTGATGCAAAAAGATACTGGAATTTGGATTGCAAATGGAAAACATATTACCGCTAAATTTTCTCAAGATAATATCGCTGCACCTATAAAAGCCGGACAAAAGGTGGGATATTTTGATGTGGCGGCTATTCCATCAATTAAAGATAAAGATGGTGTACAATTACCAGCTACTGTAACTCAAAATATTGAAAAAGCAAATATCTTTGTTAGAGTATGGCGTAAGATTTTTGGTTAG
- the fba gene encoding class II fructose-1,6-bisphosphate aldolase — protein sequence MAYFVNGNEIFKAARKNHYAVGAYNTNNLEWTRALLKGAKETRTPLLIQVSTGAAKYMGGYKTVKNLVENEMDNMDIDVPVILNLDHGDYESAKECIALGYSSVMFDGHNLPTEENLEKTKEIVRLAHERGISVEAEIGKIGENQGADGGELASVEDAKKFVEAGVDKLACGIGNIHGVYPEGWKGLNFDRLKEIAEAVPNTPLVLHGGSGIPQDQIEKAISLGIAKININTEFQLAFQAATRKYIEEKMDLDKGNKGYDPRKLLRAGTDAITDSMKEMISWMGTAPIDSKESSVHFDEASLNEE from the coding sequence ATGGCTTATTTTGTAAACGGTAACGAAATTTTTAAAGCTGCTCGTAAAAACCACTACGCTGTTGGTGCTTACAACACTAACAACCTTGAATGGACTCGTGCATTATTAAAGGGTGCTAAGGAAACTAGAACTCCATTATTGATTCAAGTTTCTACTGGTGCTGCTAAGTACATGGGTGGTTACAAGACTGTTAAGAATCTTGTTGAAAATGAAATGGATAACATGGACATTGATGTACCAGTTATTTTGAACTTAGACCACGGTGACTATGAATCAGCTAAGGAATGTATCGCTCTTGGTTACTCATCAGTTATGTTTGATGGTCACAACCTTCCAACTGAAGAAAACTTAGAAAAGACTAAGGAAATCGTAAGATTAGCTCACGAACGTGGTATTTCTGTTGAAGCTGAAATCGGTAAGATTGGTGAAAACCAAGGTGCTGATGGTGGTGAATTAGCATCAGTTGAAGATGCTAAGAAGTTCGTTGAAGCTGGTGTTGATAAGCTTGCTTGTGGTATTGGTAACATCCACGGTGTTTACCCAGAAGGCTGGAAAGGCTTAAACTTTGACCGTTTGAAGGAAATTGCTGAAGCTGTTCCTAACACTCCACTTGTTTTACACGGTGGTTCAGGTATTCCTCAAGATCAAATTGAAAAGGCAATTTCTTTAGGTATTGCTAAGATCAACATTAACACTGAATTCCAATTAGCATTCCAAGCTGCTACTCGTAAGTACATCGAAGAAAAGATGGACTTAGACAAGGGCAACAAGGGTTATGACCCACGTAAGCTTTTGAGAGCTGGTACTGATGCAATTACTGATTCTATGAAGGAAATGATTTCATGGATGGGTACTGCTCCAATTGATTCAAAAGAATCATCAGTTCACTTTGATGAAGCTTCATTAAACGAAGAATAA
- a CDS encoding RluA family pseudouridine synthase produces the protein MKNYNFTLQYPQNYPPITVDQLMRRLLIPRKWRHFLRTEKKIQINDNYLPLNFTVKPGDKVNIILDHVETFQHIYPPSGKIPNIIYEDENILVINKPGGQKTHPNLDETNTALNDCATYLKNTPYIVHRLDMLTHGLLLVAKNPAVVPILNRQLTNKTLNREYLAWVETDNLAKDKGTINLPIGQDPHDQRKRIVRRDGLKAITHYQVLQRKDNKAQLAIQLETGRTHQIRVHLASIGCPLIGDPLYNKNYQEGEGLELEAYRLTFQKPFSFEQITVNL, from the coding sequence ATGAAAAATTATAATTTTACTTTACAATATCCACAAAATTATCCACCAATTACAGTTGATCAACTAATGCGCCGGCTTTTAATTCCACGTAAATGGCGGCACTTTTTGCGAACAGAGAAAAAAATACAAATAAATGATAACTATCTTCCATTAAATTTCACAGTTAAACCAGGAGATAAAGTTAATATTATTTTAGATCATGTAGAAACTTTTCAACATATTTATCCACCTAGCGGAAAAATACCTAATATTATTTATGAAGATGAGAACATTCTAGTTATCAATAAACCTGGCGGGCAAAAAACTCACCCTAACCTTGATGAAACTAATACCGCATTAAATGATTGTGCTACTTATTTAAAAAATACCCCTTATATTGTCCACCGGCTAGACATGCTGACCCATGGACTGTTATTAGTAGCCAAAAATCCAGCTGTAGTTCCTATTTTAAATCGTCAACTTACTAATAAAACTTTAAATAGAGAATATTTAGCTTGGGTAGAAACAGATAATTTAGCCAAGGACAAAGGAACCATTAATTTACCAATTGGCCAAGATCCACACGACCAACGAAAAAGAATAGTCAGAAGAGATGGTCTAAAGGCTATTACACATTATCAAGTACTGCAACGAAAAGATAATAAAGCTCAGTTAGCAATTCAATTAGAAACAGGTCGCACCCACCAAATTAGAGTGCATTTAGCTAGTATCGGCTGTCCTCTTATTGGCGATCCACTTTATAATAAAAATTATCAAGAGGGAGAAGGCCTTGAACTTGAAGCCTACCGGCTTACTTTTCAGAAGCCTTTTTCCTTTGAGCAAATAACTGTAAATTTATAA
- the argS gene encoding arginine--tRNA ligase: MDFKQKVVDLIDEQVDLPKEKINLLIERPKNEKMGDYAFPAFALAKIEHKNPAEIAKNIAEQINDENFTSIQAVGPYVNFAIDHAKLVNSTLTDVLTEKNNFADQKLGTGNVAIDMSSPNIAKPMSMGHLRSTVIGNSISKIMEKVGYTPIKINYLGDYGTQFGKLITAYKLWGNEEDVKKDPITNLFHYYVKFHEEAEKNPELEDEGRAWFKKLEEGDPEAVKLWKWFREVSLQEFNRIYKELDVDFDSYNGEAFFNDKMTPVVDELRQKNLLHESQGAQVVDLGEDENPALILKSDGSSLYMTRDLAAALYRKNEYDFVMSLYVAGNEQSGHFKQLKQVLKKMGYDWSDDIYHIPFGLITQGGKKLSTRKGNVVFLDQVLKDAVALAQKQIEEKNPDLNNKERVAHDVGVGAVVFHDLKNDRLDNFDFDLQEVVRFEGDTGPYVQYTNARAQSILRKANKEVSMDNLSLDDNWAVAKQLADFPNVVAKAAEKFEPSIIAKYALSLSKKFNKYYANVRILDDNEQLNARLALVQATSIVLTEALRLLGVNAPKEM; the protein is encoded by the coding sequence ATGGATTTTAAACAAAAAGTTGTTGATTTAATTGATGAGCAAGTTGATTTACCTAAAGAAAAAATCAATCTTTTAATTGAACGTCCAAAGAATGAAAAAATGGGTGATTATGCATTTCCAGCTTTTGCATTAGCAAAAATTGAACATAAAAATCCAGCTGAAATTGCTAAGAATATTGCAGAGCAGATTAATGATGAAAACTTTACTAGCATTCAAGCAGTAGGTCCTTACGTTAACTTTGCGATTGACCATGCAAAATTAGTTAATTCCACTTTGACAGATGTCTTGACTGAAAAAAATAATTTTGCCGATCAAAAGTTAGGTACAGGAAATGTCGCTATTGATATGTCTTCACCCAATATTGCTAAACCAATGTCAATGGGTCACTTGCGTTCAACTGTAATTGGTAATTCTATTTCAAAGATTATGGAAAAAGTTGGTTACACTCCAATTAAAATTAATTACCTAGGTGACTACGGTACCCAATTTGGTAAGTTAATTACTGCTTACAAGTTATGGGGTAATGAAGAAGATGTAAAAAAGGATCCAATTACTAATCTTTTCCATTACTATGTTAAATTCCATGAAGAAGCCGAAAAGAATCCAGAATTAGAAGATGAAGGACGTGCTTGGTTCAAAAAACTTGAAGAAGGAGATCCCGAAGCAGTTAAGCTTTGGAAATGGTTCAGAGAAGTTTCATTGCAAGAGTTTAACCGTATTTATAAAGAATTAGACGTTGATTTTGATTCTTATAATGGTGAAGCTTTCTTTAACGATAAAATGACACCAGTAGTTGATGAATTGAGACAAAAGAACTTACTTCATGAATCACAAGGTGCTCAAGTTGTTGATTTGGGTGAAGATGAAAACCCAGCTTTAATTTTAAAATCTGATGGTTCAAGTCTTTACATGACACGTGACTTAGCTGCTGCCCTTTACCGCAAAAATGAATATGATTTTGTAATGTCACTTTATGTTGCAGGTAATGAACAAAGTGGCCACTTTAAACAATTAAAACAAGTTTTAAAGAAGATGGGCTACGATTGGTCTGATGATATTTACCATATTCCATTTGGTTTAATTACTCAAGGTGGTAAAAAGTTATCTACTCGTAAAGGGAACGTTGTGTTCTTAGATCAAGTTTTAAAGGATGCAGTGGCTTTAGCTCAAAAGCAAATTGAAGAAAAGAACCCAGATTTAAATAATAAAGAAAGGGTCGCACATGATGTTGGTGTCGGAGCAGTTGTTTTCCATGATCTTAAGAATGATCGTTTAGATAACTTCGACTTTGATTTACAAGAAGTTGTGCGTTTTGAAGGAGATACTGGTCCATACGTTCAATATACTAATGCACGTGCGCAAAGTATCTTGCGTAAGGCAAACAAAGAAGTTTCAATGGATAATTTAAGCTTAGATGATAACTGGGCAGTTGCAAAACAATTAGCTGATTTTCCAAATGTAGTCGCTAAAGCAGCGGAAAAATTTGAACCTTCAATTATTGCTAAATACGCCCTTAGCTTAAGTAAGAAATTTAACAAATACTATGCAAATGTTCGTATTTTAGATGATAATGAACAATTAAATGCGCGTTTAGCTCTTGTACAAGCTACTTCGATTGTTTTAACTGAAGCATTACGACTTTTGGGTGTAAACGCTCCAAAAGAAATGTAA